One Aquarana catesbeiana isolate 2022-GZ linkage group LG06, ASM4218655v1, whole genome shotgun sequence genomic region harbors:
- the TMEM177 gene encoding transmembrane protein 177 has product MALQLLLKVCTFTRNHRGKLLGASSFGLFAANISYHIFPELTFRKLYQSWSKGEPAQLSDRLHTLFRDVLEEANCGSPTGFTPFAAYGFHPVSAGVPWFPAGCLIGIPANYKNTAEDGSGIVDRMLVVGGEEVDWNSDVGKRLRDTLIFSSDAQKFSLAREAVHTQSSGPVIQASVAPACFAAVCFSSVGLKQLLGLYSGPMLLRGVFNLLAIALGFTGYCLCYDSISQWLDYRADRKVAAVSRSYAQGGLEFYDKILARNRILRGILGKQGEAMYAPSGNLFPKHKLRLKHAPYTCRRDRIQRSLAAMHS; this is encoded by the coding sequence ATGGCTCTCCAGCTCCTCCTGAAGGTCTGCACCTTCACACGGAATCACCGGGGTAAGCTCCTTGGCGCCTCTTCCTTTGGCCTGTTTGCCGCCAATATTTCCTATCACATCTTCCCAGAGTTGACGTTCCGGAAGCTCTACCAGTCCTGGTCCAAGGGGGAACCCGCTCAGCTGTCCGACAGACTCCACACCCTCTTCCGGGATGTCCTAGAGGAGGCCAACTGTGGCTCCCCCACCGGATTCACCCCCTTTGCGGCCTATGGCTTCCACCCAGTCAGCGCCGGCGTTCCCTGGTTCCCGGCCGGATGCTTGATTGGCATTCCCGCCAACTATAAAAACACGGCAGAGGACGGGTCAGGAATTGTGGACCGGATGTTGGTGGTCGGAGGCGAGGAGGTGGACTGGAACAGCGACGTTGGGAAAAGGTTGAGGGACACTTTGATCTTCTCATCAGATGCTCAGAAATTTTCTTTGGCTCGTGAGGCCGTCCACACACAGAGTAGTGGCCCCGTAATCCAGGCGTCTGTGGCCCCCGCCTGTTTTGCTGCCGTCTGCTTTTCTAGCGTGGGGCTCAAGCAGCTCCTAGGTTTGTATTCCGGCCCCATGTTATTAAGGGGGGTCTTTAATTTGCTGGCCATCGCTCTCGGATTCACCGGATACTGCCTATGCTACGACTCCATCAGTCAGTGGTTGGATTACAGGGCCGATCGCAAAGTAGCTGCCGTATCCAGATCCTACGCCCAGGGGGGGCTGGAGTTCTATGACAAAATATTGGCCCGCAACCGAATCCTGCGAGGAATTCTGGGTAAACAAGGGGAGGCGATGTACGCGCCAAGCGGGAATTTGTTCCCCAAACATAAACTGCGACTAAAGCATGCACCTTATACGTGCCGGAGAGACCGGATACAACGTTCACTGGCGGCAATGCATTCATGA
- the LOC141147254 gene encoding fibrinogen-like protein 1-like protein, translated as MSGPNLWTVVWLFLLWATFTKSEEAQPVTKGKLVENIHMIGDITNAINYNDLRQKKVFFTRDCEELYQLGHKKSGVYVIHPEGSPYLVVQCLMYDCGGWTVIQRNAFDTTISWHETWSAYEFGFGDIELNHYLGNKYIHLLTTQKWNKVRFLLVDAKNNTKQADYDSFYLTDAEDKYRLRLGTYEGDAGDSMTSIEKNLHDNMRFSTYDDDNDRRHNNNCANEHGGGWWYDSCYDAQLNVNNGLHWKTLCQHNCRHSLILIRPVHMYCNRV; from the exons ATGTCGGGGCCAAATCTATGGACGGTTGTCTGGTTATTTCTTTTATGGGCCACATTCACCAAGTCAGAGGAGGCACAGCCGGTCACTAAAGGGAAGCTGGTAGAGAATATTCACATGATAGGGGATATCACCAACGCCATCAACTACAACGACCTGCGTCAAAAAAAAG TCTTTTTCACCAGGGACTGTGAAGAACTTTATCAGCTGGGTCACAAAAAAAGTGGCGTCTACGTGATCCACCCCGAAGGCTCCCCCTACCTGGTGGTCCAATGCTTGATGTATGACTGCGGCGGGTGGACCGTCATCCAGAGGAACGCCTTCGACACGACCATCTCTTGGCACGAGACTTGGTCAGCCTACGAATTTGGCTTCGGGGACATCGAGCTGAACCACTACCTGGGCAACAAGTACATCCACCTCCTGACCACCCAGAAGTGGAACAAAGTCCGCTTCCTCCTCGTAGACGCCAAAAACAACACCAAGCAGGCCGACTACGACAGCTTCTACCTGACCGACGCCGAGGACAAGTACCGCCTGAGGCTGGGGACCTATGAAGGAGATGCCGGTGACTCCATGACCTCTATCGAAAAAAACCTGCATGACAACATGAGGTTCTCGACGTACGACGATGACAACGATCGGCGACACAATAACAACTGCGCTAACGAACATGGCGGAGGGTGGTGGTACGACTCCTGCTATGACGCTCAACTCAACGTCAACAACGGGCTTCATTGGAAGACGCTGTGCCAACACAACTGTAGGCACTCCCTTATTCTCATCAGACCCGTCCATATGTACTGCAACCGGGTGTAG